From one Rattus norvegicus strain BN/NHsdMcwi chromosome 7, GRCr8, whole genome shotgun sequence genomic stretch:
- the Helb gene encoding DNA helicase B isoform X2 produces the protein MTALQFPKVMEFLPTLFPRHFKSLISSCSETVLGHIEEALGTQPWKLGFRRITYREMKLLSCEASWTSFSQCPSLLQLMTALQKNALVLYSKLRQTCREDGHTYIKVKDLTWGLSEHMSFEEACQSLDFLRTIDVITYEKDFIFLSELYQAEHDIASFICELMNRPPWHLKVDVRNVLASIGGAKSTDSGSTEAVEGSKPDEVEVEVAAEQGDSVLGAQDSGDHVRSNGEHVTSAEINRVPLDRDQVVALETICTNAVTVLSGKGGCGKTTIVSRLFKHVEQLEEREVQQACEDFEQDQGASEEWLDFPKQSPAGVDKAIEVLLTAPTGKAAGLLRQKTHLPAYTLCQVNYSFYMWKKNEADKPWKFSTVRVLVVDEGSLVSVAIFKSVLKLLREHSKLSKLVILGDVRQLPSIEPGNMLQDVFETLKSRQCAIELKTNHRTESQLIVDNAARISRRQFPEFDAEINISDNSTLPNSIQDKTFIFVRLPEEDSSSQSSKGKHQADLYSAVKTLLQGKDFCSPESAKTSQFIAFRRQDCDLINDCCSKHYTDHLIKDHKKKLIFAVGDKICCTRNAYLSDLLPDRDQEANGKGFGDAPDDNAKGKQDFESSIRLCNGEIFFITRDVTDVTSKRKRLLTISNDAGLEVTVDFNKLMTNCQIKHAWARTIHTFQGSEEKTVAYVVGKAGRQHWQHVYTAVTRGRSRVYIIAEESELRSAIRKRSFPRQTRLKHFLQKKLSSSCASSEGLPSQPSSPRVGGRPDTQPLASPLCTTPGSKATANSARGEASPATKERFALDGRWLSTCFSDMDTDEESEQLRGSKRTGDGFPFEEESPSKFRMVEESSPQVSSIFQSLRLNNLTRRQLFKPSDNQETAKSGVVDHTNNASNQETEP, from the exons ATGACGGCTTTGCAGTTCCCCAAAGTCATGGAATTCCTTCCAACGCTTTTTCCTCGACACTTCAAAAGTCTTATCAGTTCCTGTTCTGAAACAGTGCTGGGGCACATAGAAGAGGCTCTGGGGACACAGCCATGGAAGCTCGGCTTCCGGAGG ATAACCTACAGAGAGATGAAGCTGCTATCCTGTGAGGCCAGCTGGACCTCATTCAGTCAGTGCCCCTCGCTGCTCCAGCTCATGACTGCCCTGCAGAAGAACGCTTTGGTCCTGTATTCTAAGCTGAGGCAGACATGCAGAGAAGATGGACACACGTACATCAAAGTAAAAGACTTGACCTGGGGCTTGTCAGAGCATATGTCCTTCGAGGAAGCATGTCAGTCTCTGGACTTTCTGAGGACCATTGACGTGATAACCTATGAGAaggacttcatttttctttctgaactGTACCAGGCTGAGCACGACATCGCCTCCTTCATATGTGAGCTGATGAACAGACCCCCATGGCATTTAAAAGTAGACGTGAGGAATGTCCTGGCGTCAATTGGTGGTGCAAAGAGCACTGATTCAGGCAGTACAGAGGCAGTGGAAGGGAGCAAGCCAGacgaggtggaggtggaggtggcgGCAGAGCAGGGTGACAGTGTTTTAGGTGCACAAGACAGCGGTGACCATGTTAGAAGCAATGGCGAACACGTCACGAGTGCAGAAATAAACAGAGTCCCACTGGATCGAGATCAGGTGGTCGCCCTGGAAACGATCTGCACCAATGCGGTGACCGTCCTCAGCGGGAAAGGCGGCTGTGGGAAGACCACTATTGTTAGCCGTCTTTTCAAGCATGTGGAGCAGCTGGAAGAAAGGGAAGTGCAGCAAGCCTGTGAAGACTTTGAACAAGACCAGGGGGCCTCAGAAGAATGGCTTGACTTTCCTAAGCAGAGTCCAGCCGGGGTGGACAAGGCTATAGAAGTTTTGCTCACCGCACCTACGGGGAAGGCAGCTGGCTTATTGAGGCAGAAGACCCATCTTCCGGCTTATACGCTGTGTCAG GTCAACTACAGTTTCTATATGTGGAAGAAAAATGAGGCAGACAAGCCGTGGAAATTCTCTACAGTTCGAGTTCTGGTTGTGGACGAAgggagtttggtgtctgtagcaATCTTCAAATCGGTTTTAAAGTTACTGCGTGAACACTCCAAACTGTCTAAGCTAGTAATCCTTG GCGATGTTAGACAGTTACCCAGTATTGAACCTGGTAACATGCTGCAGGATGTTTTTGAGACTCTTAAGTCAAGACAGTGTGCCATCGAACTAAAGACAAACCACAGGACAGAGTCTCAGCTGATCGTGGACAATGCCGCAAG aatcTCCAGACGTCAGTTTCCAGAATTTGATGCAGAAATAAACATCTCTGATAATTCCACATTACCCAACTCCATTCAAGATAAGACATTCATTTTCGTGAGACTCCCTGAAGAGGACAGCAGTTCTCAGTCGTCTAAAGGCAAACACCAAGCTG ATTTATATTCTGCAGTTAAAACTTTGCTTCAAGGGAAGGACTTCTGCAGTCCTGAAAGTGCAAAAACATCGCAATTTATTGCATTTAGAAG GCAAGACTGTGACCTCATCAATGACTGCTGCTCCAAGCACTACACAGACCACCTCATCAA AGACCATAAGAAGAAACTCATCTTTGCTGTTGGTGATAAGATCTGTTGTACCCGGAATGCGTACCTCTCAGATTTACTCCCTGACAGAGACCAGGAAGCCAACGGGAAAGGCTTTGGAGATGCCCCAGACGATAATGCTAAAGGCAAACAGGATTTTGAAAGTAGCATACGACTGTGCAATGGGGAGATATTTTTCATAACACGG GATGTAACTGACGTaacttccaaaagaaaaagactttTGACCATTAGTAATGACGCTGGATTGGAAGTGACTGTGGACTTTAACAAACTAATGACAAACTGTCAGATAAAGCACGCGTGGGCAAGGACCATTCATACTTTTCAG GGGTCCGAGGAGAAAACAGTCGCCTATGTAGTGGGGAAGGCAGGCCGCCAGCACTGGCAACATGTCTACACTGCGGTGACTCGGGGCCGCTCCAGGGTGTACATCATTGCGGAAGAGTCTGAACTCAGGAGTGCCATCCGGAAGCGCAGTTTCCCCAGGCAGACGCGTCTGAAACACTTCTTGCAGAAGAAGCTCTCCAGCAGCTGTGCCTCCTCAGAGGGTCTCCCATCTCAGCCTTCGAGCCCTAGAGTAGGAGGAAGACCTGACACACAGCCTCTGGCGTCACCCCTGTGTACAACCCCAGGCAGCAAAGCTACCGCAAACAGCGCCAGGGGTGAAGCGTCTCCAGCCACAAAGGAGAGGTTTGCCTTAGACGGAAGATGGCTGTCAACTTGTTTTAGCGACATGGATACAGATGAGGAGTCAGAACAGCTTCGAGGGTCCAAAAGAACAGGCGATGGCTTCCCATTTGAAGAAGAAAGCCCCAGTAAATTCCGTATG